A genome region from Maylandia zebra isolate NMK-2024a linkage group LG6, Mzebra_GT3a, whole genome shotgun sequence includes the following:
- the LOC101479778 gene encoding synaptogyrin-3, whose product MQPAGAYGAGKAGSVAFDPVAFFTHPRTVLRLLSWVFSIVVFSCIVNEGYINIGSERLLCIFNNNADACNFGVTVGVACFLGSIFFLILDAYFPSISSVRDRKRAVLLDLVFSGIACFLWFVGFCFLANQWQATSPEELPLAQGSDAARATIAFCFFSILSWAVLTLSALRRFLTGSNSNLFTWQHLDPIPSNTRATPYPIANGATIVTTNPYQAPPFTETLDPQKLTQQRPLAPAF is encoded by the exons ATGCAGCCAGCGGGCGCGTACGGCGCCGGGAAGGCCGGGAGCGTCGCCTTCGATCCGGTCGCCTTCTTCACGCATCCCCGCACCGTCCTCAGACTGCTTTCGTGG GTTTTCTCCATCGTGGTGTTCAGCTGCATTGTGAATGAAGGCTACATCAACATCGGCAGCGAGCGTTTGCTCTGCATCTTCAACAACAACGCCGACGCCTGTAACTTCGGTGTCACCGTGGGCGTGGCCTGTTTCCTCGGCAGCATCTTTTTTCTCATCCTGGATGCTTACTTTCCCAGCATCAGCAGCGTCAGGGACAGAAAACGTGCGGTCCTGCTGGATCTCGTCTTTTCTG GTATTGCATGTTTCCTGTGGTTTGTCGGCTTCTGTTTTCTGGCCAATCAGTGGCAGGCGACCTCTCCGGAAGAGCTGCCGTTGGCGCAGGGCTCCGACGCAGCCAGAGCCACCATCGCGTTCTGCTTCTTTTCCATCCTCTCCTGG GCTGTGCTGACGCTGAGTGCGCTGAGACGCTTCTTAACCGGCAGTAACTCAAACTTATTCACCTGGCAACACCTGGATCCCATCCCTAGCAACACTCGAGCTACACCATACCCTATTGCCAATGGCGCTACCATAGTTACCACAAATCCCTATCAAGCTCCGCCCTTCACTGAAACCCTGGACCCCCAGAAGCTCACACAGCAGAGACCCTTGGCTCCTGCCTTCTAG